The Coffea arabica cultivar ET-39 chromosome 4e, Coffea Arabica ET-39 HiFi, whole genome shotgun sequence genome includes a window with the following:
- the LOC140005722 gene encoding transcription factor bHLH162-like, with protein MEINNVNDASTKIDRKTVERNRRIRMKGLIHELTSLVPPQHFVPSKELLSQRDQIDQVAAYIMQLRERVENLKKSKELVKSKIETKGTKSRNSAIPGSSIPIVKIREIGSNLEVVLVTGSRKNFALHEVILVLEEQGVEVVSISISTMDDKICHILHAQVKVSRLGVDTSTIYDKLQKLFNYDT; from the exons ATGGAGATTAATAATGTTAATGATGCTTCAACAAAGATTGACAGGAAAACTGTTGAGAGGAACAGAAGAATTCGCATGAAAGGTCTCATTCATGAGCTTACATCCCTTGTTCCTCCTCAGCATTTTGTTCCATCCAAG GAACTGCTTTCTCAACGAGACCAGATTGATCAAGTTGCTGCTTATATCATGCAATTAAGAGAGAGAGTAGAGAATCTGAAGAAGTCTAAAGAGCTAGTCAAGAGCAAAATCGAAACAAAGGGTACAAAAAGCAGAAATTCAGCTATTCCGGGATCAAGTATTCCAATTGTGAAAATCAGAGAAATTGGTTCAAACTTGGAAGTGGTTTTAGTAACTGGTTCAAGGAAGAACTTTGCTTTACATGAAGTCATCCTAGTTCTTGAAGAACAAGGTGTGGAAGTAGTTAGCATTAGCATTTCTACAATGGACGATAAAATCTGTCACATACTGCACGCTCAG GTTAAAGTTTCCAGACTTGGCGTAGATACATCGACAATTTACGATAAATTGCAGAAGTTATTTAATTATGACACTTAA